TCAGATCAGTGCAAGGGTAAATTACGCAAGCATGACCCGATATCGGGAAATTTGCAATGATCTCGCGCACCGGATCAGTGCCGGCGTCCTCCATCCCGGTGACGAGCTGCCGGGCATCCGCGAGCTGGCCCAGCAGTGGCACACCACGGCCTCCACCGTCAGCCGGGCACAGCGCCGGCTGGCGGACGCCGGGGTGCTGGAGCTGGCCGACCGCCGCCGTGCCCGCATCGCCGCCGGCGCCGTCCTCGCCGCCCGGCGGTTCCTGCAGTCGGACGCGGTCCTCAGACTCGCGGGCAGCGACGACCCGGCCCTCGACCTGCTCACCGGGACGCTCGACGGGAAGCTGACCATCGTCACGCGCGAGGGCAGCGTCACCGGTCTCAGCGCGGTCCGCCAGGGCCACGCCGACGGGGCGGCCATCCACCTGCTGCACCGCGACGGGGTCTACAACGCGCCCTTCGCGCTCGGCATGCTGCGCGGCATGGAGCCGCACCTGATCCACCTCTGGCGGCGCGAGCAGGGTCTGATCGTGCCGCGCGGCAACCCGTACCGCATCACCGGGATCGCCGACCTCAAGGACCGGCGGATCTCCGCCCGCCGTCCGGGCACCGGCACCCGCATCCTCCTGGACCGGCTCCTGCTGGCCGCCGGCCACGACCCGGACCACCTGCGGGGGCCGCAGGTGGGCTCCCACCTCGAAGTCGCCCTGGCCGTCGCCACCGGCACCGTGGACGCCGGCCTCGGGGTCCGCTCCGCCGCGACCGACCTGGGGCTCGACTTCGTCTCGCTGACCTGGGAGGAATTCGACATCGCACTGGCGGGGCACGCTCTCGACTCGGCCGTCCACCTCGTCGCCGCCCTGCGCACGCCTGCCCTGCGGCAGCGGATCGCCGCGCTGGGCGGCTACGACACCTCACGGTCGGGCGACGTCACGAAGCTCTCCGCCCCGGATGCTGCGGAGGCTCGGATGGCGGGGCGCGGCTGAGGGCGGTGCGGCTGGGGGCAGCCGAAATCCCTTTGAGGCGCTGCGGGCGGGCTGGCTAGCCTGCCGTCCATGATCTCGCTCCAGCGGCACCGCCTGACGCACGCCGAAACCGGTCCCGCGCTGCGGGCGCTGTCGGAGTGGACGCCGGCCGACGCCCCGGCGGGCGGTCTCCATCCCGGTGACGTGGGCTGGCACCTGCGGTTCGACGACGCGACCGTCCTCCTGTGGACGCAGGGGGCGACGCCGGTGGCGGCCGGTTTCCTGGACGGCCCCGTCCTGCGCGTGACCACCGCACCCGACGCGGACCTCGGGGCGCTCGCAGCCGATGCGGAGGGACTGCTCACGCCCGGCGCGGATGTGGGCGCGCCCACGTCCGGCGCGAAGGAGCTGCTCACGCCCGGCGACGGCCGGTGCGACGGCCTGCCGCTGCCAGGGTGGGAGCCGGACCCGGAGGAGTCCTGGCTGGTCATGTCGTGGTCCCCGAGGCCGGTGTCGAGCCGGGCCGAGCCGGTCGGCGAGGCCGAGGCGGCCGACCGGGTGCTGGTGCAGCGGTCGGCCTTCGCCGGATCCACGTTCACCGTCGAACGCTGGCGCACGATGCGCCGCTCACCGGCGGGCGGGCCGGCCGTGGAGGCGCTGGTGCGTACGCCGGCGGGCGAGCCGGCGGCCGCGGCGACCGGCTGGTTCGCGGGCGTGGGCAGGTGCGGGCTGCTCGAACCGGTCGGCACCCATCCGGACCATCGCGGGCACGGCTACGGGCGCGACGCCGTGCTCGGCGCGTGCGCGGCGCTCGCCGACCGGGGTGCGAGCGCGGTCGCCGTCGTGACGCCGTCCGGCAACGACGCGGCGGTGGCGCTGTACCGATCGGCCGGGTTCACGGTGCTGCGCGAGAACCGCGACTGGGTCCGCGGGGCCCGCTCAGCCTCACCGGGCCGATGACCGCCAGGCGTTCAAAAAGGGCCACTTCACGTCGAGGTTCACCAGCTCGATGACCCGCCGATCATCGAAGATGATGCGCTCGTTCCCCTTGTAGTAACTGAACTTCGGCGCGTTCTTCTCGATCTCCAGCGAGATGTCGTCGAGATCGCTGCGGAACCGCTTCGGCAGGAGCGCCTCACCGTAGAACG
The nucleotide sequence above comes from Nonomuraea gerenzanensis. Encoded proteins:
- a CDS encoding substrate-binding domain-containing protein is translated as MTRYREICNDLAHRISAGVLHPGDELPGIRELAQQWHTTASTVSRAQRRLADAGVLELADRRRARIAAGAVLAARRFLQSDAVLRLAGSDDPALDLLTGTLDGKLTIVTREGSVTGLSAVRQGHADGAAIHLLHRDGVYNAPFALGMLRGMEPHLIHLWRREQGLIVPRGNPYRITGIADLKDRRISARRPGTGTRILLDRLLLAAGHDPDHLRGPQVGSHLEVALAVATGTVDAGLGVRSAATDLGLDFVSLTWEEFDIALAGHALDSAVHLVAALRTPALRQRIAALGGYDTSRSGDVTKLSAPDAAEARMAGRG
- a CDS encoding GNAT family N-acetyltransferase produces the protein MISLQRHRLTHAETGPALRALSEWTPADAPAGGLHPGDVGWHLRFDDATVLLWTQGATPVAAGFLDGPVLRVTTAPDADLGALAADAEGLLTPGADVGAPTSGAKELLTPGDGRCDGLPLPGWEPDPEESWLVMSWSPRPVSSRAEPVGEAEAADRVLVQRSAFAGSTFTVERWRTMRRSPAGGPAVEALVRTPAGEPAAAATGWFAGVGRCGLLEPVGTHPDHRGHGYGRDAVLGACAALADRGASAVAVVTPSGNDAAVALYRSAGFTVLRENRDWVRGARSASPGR